In Arthrobacter burdickii, one DNA window encodes the following:
- a CDS encoding NAD(P)-dependent alcohol dehydrogenase yields MQERLGRTTAGTGTMRAVLQDAYGRAEVLHPGDVPVPGIAADEVLVQVHAAGLDRGVWHTMTGLPYLGRLAFGLREPRNPVPGMDVAGVVVAVGARVSRFGVGDEVLGVGRGTFAEYATAKEGALVHKPAVLSFVEAAALPVSGVTAMKALHDAGRVGEGQHVAILGASGGVGSFAVQLARAAGAQVTAVCSGAKGEYVRALGAHHVIDYAAQDFAHGGAAFDLILDIGGTPSVAHLRRALAPDGTAVIVGGEGGGTLTGGLHRQIGAVALSPFVRQRLAMVFAVVRAEALERLVLLIEAGSVVPSVDRAFPLARAAEAMDYLESGAVRGKVVLTV; encoded by the coding sequence ATGCAGGAACGGCTCGGGAGGACGACGGCGGGTACCGGGACCATGAGGGCGGTGCTGCAGGATGCCTACGGCAGGGCTGAGGTGCTGCACCCGGGCGATGTGCCGGTGCCAGGGATCGCGGCGGACGAGGTGCTGGTCCAGGTGCACGCCGCCGGGCTCGACCGGGGGGTGTGGCACACGATGACGGGACTGCCGTACCTCGGGAGGCTGGCCTTCGGGCTGCGCGAGCCGAGGAATCCCGTGCCCGGCATGGACGTTGCGGGTGTCGTCGTCGCAGTCGGTGCCCGTGTCTCGCGCTTCGGCGTCGGCGACGAGGTGCTCGGCGTCGGTCGCGGCACCTTCGCGGAATACGCCACGGCGAAGGAGGGAGCCCTCGTGCACAAGCCCGCCGTGCTGTCCTTCGTCGAGGCCGCCGCGCTGCCGGTCTCCGGCGTCACGGCGATGAAGGCGCTGCATGACGCCGGTCGGGTCGGCGAGGGCCAGCACGTGGCGATCCTCGGGGCCTCGGGTGGTGTCGGCAGTTTCGCGGTGCAGCTCGCCAGGGCGGCAGGAGCGCAGGTCACGGCGGTCTGCAGCGGCGCCAAGGGCGAGTACGTGCGCGCACTGGGTGCCCACCACGTCATCGACTACGCGGCGCAGGACTTCGCGCACGGCGGTGCCGCGTTCGACCTCATCCTCGATATCGGCGGCACCCCCTCGGTGGCCCACCTGCGCCGTGCGCTCGCGCCGGACGGCACGGCGGTGATCGTCGGCGGTGAGGGCGGAGGGACCCTGACCGGCGGCCTGCACCGACAGATCGGAGCCGTGGCGCTGTCCCCGTTCGTTCGCCAGAGGCTGGCCATGGTCTTCGCCGTGGTGCGCGCGGAGGCGCTCGAGCGGCTCGTACTCCTGATCGAAGCCGGCTCCGTCGTGCCGAGCGTCGACCGCGCCTTCCCGCTGGCGAGGGCTGCGGAGGCAATGGATTACCTCGAGTCGGGCGCCGTCCGCGGCAAGGTGGTCCTCACGGTGTAG
- a CDS encoding TetR/AcrR family transcriptional regulator gives MAARTGTDERIPLSRERVLRCALTLADREGIAGLTIRTLAQELGSRPMSLYYYVANKEQILDGIVDLVFGEVHLPVIGNPWREEMLVRARSMREVLSRRPWAVGLLESRTHPGPATLRHHDATLGTLRSAGFTLRATAHAYALLDSYIYGFALQEVALPLSGADSVADVAAPIMEQFSGGQYPWVMEIATGIVMQPGYDFADEFEYGLELIFDGLDPR, from the coding sequence ATGGCCGCACGCACGGGAACCGACGAACGCATCCCCCTGTCCCGGGAGCGCGTCCTGCGGTGCGCGCTCACACTGGCCGACCGCGAGGGTATCGCCGGCCTGACGATCCGCACGCTCGCCCAGGAGCTGGGCAGCAGGCCCATGAGCCTCTACTACTACGTGGCCAACAAGGAGCAGATCCTCGACGGCATCGTGGACCTGGTCTTCGGCGAGGTCCACCTTCCGGTGATCGGCAATCCCTGGCGGGAGGAGATGCTCGTCCGTGCCCGCTCAATGCGGGAGGTGCTGAGTCGCCGCCCCTGGGCGGTGGGGTTGCTCGAATCGCGGACCCATCCCGGCCCGGCGACCCTGCGGCACCATGATGCGACGCTCGGCACCCTGCGCAGCGCCGGTTTCACCCTCCGCGCGACGGCCCACGCCTATGCACTGCTCGACAGCTACATCTACGGCTTCGCGCTGCAGGAGGTGGCCCTGCCGCTCAGCGGCGCCGACTCGGTGGCCGACGTCGCGGCACCGATCATGGAGCAGTTCTCGGGCGGGCAGTACCCATGGGTGATGGAGATCGCCACCGGGATCGTGATGCAGCCCGGCTACGACTTCGCGGACGAATTCGAGTACGGGCTCGAGCTCATCTTCGACGGGCTCGATCCCCGCTGA
- a CDS encoding sugar-binding transcriptional regulator, with the protein MTTTQGGPVRESAEVERPQGNRSRDALRAAQMYYLQDLTMDAIARELRTSRSTVSRLLSTARETGLVQIQVNNPSERAPALEQQIGRRFGVEVHVVPVADSISDSEVLDRVAIQAARTIGPLVDSNAIIGVAWGSTLSAVSHHLTRKQTQDSTIVQLNGAGNTQTTGITYASEILRRFGQAYGARVEQFPVPAFFDHAATKTAMWEERSVRRILDLQGRMTMAIFGVGSIGAGIPSHVYSGGYLDREDLDLLESEEVVGDVATMFFRADGTHSDILLNKRSTGPDLDDLRRVRRRICVVSGESKIHGLRGALAAGLATDLILDEGAARRLVHT; encoded by the coding sequence ATGACGACGACGCAGGGCGGTCCCGTGCGGGAGTCCGCAGAGGTGGAGCGCCCGCAGGGCAACCGCTCGCGGGATGCCCTGCGGGCTGCCCAGATGTACTACCTCCAGGACCTCACCATGGACGCCATCGCGCGCGAGCTGCGCACCTCGCGCTCCACGGTCTCCCGCCTGCTCTCGACGGCGCGTGAGACCGGCCTCGTCCAGATCCAGGTCAACAATCCATCCGAGCGTGCGCCGGCCCTGGAGCAGCAGATCGGCCGCCGGTTCGGCGTCGAGGTCCACGTGGTGCCGGTCGCGGACTCCATCAGCGACTCCGAGGTGCTCGACCGCGTCGCTATCCAGGCGGCCCGTACCATCGGGCCCCTCGTGGACTCGAACGCCATCATCGGCGTCGCCTGGGGGTCCACCCTGAGCGCCGTCAGCCATCACCTGACCCGTAAGCAGACCCAGGACAGCACGATCGTGCAGCTCAACGGTGCCGGCAACACCCAGACCACGGGGATCACCTACGCGAGCGAGATCCTGCGGCGCTTCGGGCAGGCCTACGGCGCGCGCGTGGAACAGTTCCCCGTCCCCGCGTTCTTCGACCATGCGGCCACCAAGACGGCGATGTGGGAGGAGCGCAGCGTCCGCCGCATCCTCGACCTGCAGGGCCGGATGACCATGGCGATCTTCGGTGTCGGGTCCATCGGCGCCGGCATCCCCAGCCATGTCTACAGCGGTGGCTACCTGGACCGGGAGGACCTCGACCTTCTGGAGAGCGAGGAGGTCGTGGGCGACGTCGCCACCATGTTCTTCCGGGCCGACGGCACCCACAGCGACATCCTGCTCAACAAGCGCAGCACCGGCCCGGACCTCGACGACCTCAGGCGGGTTCGAAGGCGCATCTGCGTCGTGTCGGGAGAATCGAAGATTCATGGACTGCGCGGGGCGCTCGCGGCGGGACTGGCCACCGACCTCATCCTGGACGAGGGAGCCGCCCGGCGCCTCGTCCACACCTGA
- a CDS encoding MIP/aquaporin family protein, whose translation MSLEVFVAETFGTMLLLLLGTGVVANVALARTKGNNGGFLMVNFGWGLAVFAGVYVAALSGAHLNFAVTMGLWVNGDTAEFAPGVDKNFINAIAYLAAQMLGSILGAVLCWLSYKQHFDEEPDPANKLGVFSTGPAIRSYGWNLVTEIIGTFVLVFVILSLGPTATGLGPLAVALLVVGIGASLGGPTGYAINPNRDLGPRIAHAILPIRGKGSSDWGYAWVPVVGPIVGGVLAGIVVQFITFPVAAA comes from the coding sequence ATGTCTCTGGAAGTATTTGTTGCCGAAACATTCGGCACCATGCTGCTGCTATTGCTCGGTACGGGCGTCGTCGCGAATGTCGCGCTCGCCAGGACCAAGGGCAATAACGGCGGCTTCCTCATGGTCAACTTCGGATGGGGGCTCGCCGTCTTCGCCGGCGTCTACGTCGCAGCCCTCTCCGGAGCCCACCTCAATTTCGCGGTCACGATGGGTCTCTGGGTCAACGGCGACACCGCCGAATTCGCTCCCGGCGTCGACAAGAACTTCATCAACGCCATCGCCTACCTGGCGGCCCAGATGCTCGGTTCCATCCTCGGCGCTGTGCTCTGCTGGCTCTCCTACAAGCAGCACTTCGACGAGGAGCCGGACCCCGCCAACAAGCTCGGCGTCTTCTCCACCGGTCCCGCCATCCGTTCCTACGGCTGGAACCTCGTCACCGAGATCATCGGTACGTTCGTGCTGGTCTTCGTCATCCTGTCCCTCGGCCCCACGGCAACGGGCCTCGGCCCCCTCGCGGTCGCACTGCTCGTCGTCGGTATCGGTGCTTCCCTCGGTGGCCCCACCGGCTACGCCATCAACCCGAACCGCGACCTCGGTCCCCGCATCGCTCACGCCATCCTGCCCATCCGGGGCAAGGGCAGCAGCGACTGGGGATATGCCTGGGTCCCGGTCGTCGGACCGATCGTCGGTGGTGTCCTTGCCGGCATCGTCGTCCAGTTCATCACGTTCCCCGTCGCCGCGGCCTAG
- a CDS encoding glycerol-3-phosphate dehydrogenase/oxidase has protein sequence MSNPADRTTGEGTTTSTRTVVQKLRDTPRASVLVIGGGINGVGTFRDLALQGIDVALVERGDYCQGASGASSHMIHGGIRYLENGEFRLVRESVIERNALLRIAPHYVKPLQTTIPIYTTFSGILSAPMRFLTHRQGKQVERGAVLIKAGLTMYDFFSRDGGNVPRHSFVGRKKALAAMPELRKDIKYAATYYDASVHNPERLTLDVLRDGQVANPAARAANYVSAIGTGEEGIVLRDELTGETFPFQADVVVNATGAWTDSTNAALGAETLFMGGTKGSHIVLDNPRLLAACNGTEIFFEHVDGRIVLIYPMGDRVLVGTTDIDVDVQEQAVCTDEEIAYFFELIGHVFPDIPVSRDDIVYSFSGVRPLPRHDDTQPGFVSRDYRIEKREEKRGGRSVTTLSLVGGKWTTFRALSEHLTDDTLTALGATRRTSTAGVAIGGGKDFPTDEASRRAWIAAAVRPGADEARVEVLLTRYGTRAKDVLEYLAESPDSMFNSTQELSTRELAYMVEHEQVGHLIDVLIRRTSLAFRGLVSEELLAELAETLAPLLGWTAAESAAEIKLAEKVLAEAHRVQVKSLTV, from the coding sequence TTGAGCAATCCAGCCGACCGGACCACCGGTGAAGGCACGACAACTTCTACCCGCACCGTGGTGCAGAAGCTCAGGGACACCCCCCGGGCCTCCGTGCTCGTCATCGGTGGCGGCATCAACGGGGTCGGCACGTTCCGCGACCTCGCACTGCAGGGGATCGACGTCGCCCTCGTGGAGCGCGGCGATTACTGCCAGGGTGCCTCGGGTGCCTCATCGCACATGATCCACGGCGGGATCCGCTACCTCGAGAACGGCGAGTTCCGCCTCGTCCGCGAGTCCGTCATCGAGCGCAACGCCCTGCTGAGGATCGCGCCGCACTACGTGAAGCCGCTCCAGACCACCATCCCCATCTACACGACGTTCTCGGGCATTCTCTCCGCCCCCATGCGCTTCCTCACGCACCGCCAGGGCAAGCAGGTGGAGCGCGGCGCCGTGCTCATCAAGGCCGGCCTCACGATGTACGACTTCTTCTCGCGCGACGGCGGCAACGTCCCCCGCCACTCCTTCGTGGGCCGCAAGAAGGCGCTCGCCGCCATGCCGGAACTCCGCAAGGACATCAAGTACGCGGCAACCTACTACGACGCCTCCGTGCACAACCCGGAGCGCCTCACGCTGGACGTGCTGCGCGACGGCCAGGTCGCTAACCCCGCGGCCCGCGCCGCCAACTACGTCAGCGCCATCGGCACCGGCGAGGAGGGCATCGTGCTGCGGGACGAGCTCACGGGGGAGACTTTTCCCTTCCAGGCCGACGTCGTCGTCAATGCGACCGGTGCCTGGACCGACAGCACCAATGCCGCGCTCGGTGCGGAGACCCTCTTCATGGGTGGCACCAAGGGCTCCCACATCGTGCTGGACAACCCCCGACTGCTCGCGGCGTGCAATGGCACGGAGATCTTCTTCGAGCATGTCGATGGCCGCATCGTCCTCATCTACCCCATGGGGGACCGCGTCCTCGTCGGCACCACGGACATCGACGTCGACGTCCAGGAGCAGGCCGTCTGCACGGACGAGGAGATCGCGTACTTCTTCGAGCTGATCGGGCACGTGTTCCCCGACATTCCAGTGTCACGGGACGACATCGTGTACAGCTTCTCCGGTGTGAGGCCCCTGCCGCGCCACGACGACACCCAGCCCGGCTTCGTCTCGCGCGACTACCGCATCGAGAAGCGCGAGGAGAAGCGGGGCGGCCGCTCCGTCACCACGCTGAGCCTGGTCGGCGGCAAGTGGACCACCTTCCGCGCCCTGTCCGAGCACCTCACCGACGACACGCTCACCGCCCTCGGCGCGACGCGCAGGACCTCGACGGCGGGTGTCGCGATCGGTGGCGGCAAGGACTTCCCGACGGACGAAGCGTCGCGGCGCGCCTGGATCGCGGCGGCGGTCCGGCCGGGCGCCGACGAGGCCCGCGTGGAGGTTCTGCTGACCCGGTACGGGACCCGCGCGAAGGATGTTCTCGAATACCTCGCCGAAAGCCCGGACAGCATGTTTAATTCCACGCAGGAGCTGAGCACGCGAGAACTCGCCTACATGGTGGAGCACGAGCAGGTCGGCCACCTGATCGACGTCCTGATTCGCCGTACATCGCTTGCATTCCGGGGCCTGGTCTCCGAGGAACTGCTCGCCGAGCTTGCCGAGACCCTGGCCCCGCTGCTGGGCTGGACCGCTGCGGAATCCGCAGCGGAGATCAAGCTCGCCGAGAAGGTCCTCGCCGAGGCCCACCGGGTGCAGGTCAAGAGCTTGACCGTGTAG